A stretch of DNA from Thalassococcus arenae:
CCTCTGCTGCAGCAGTCCCGTCGGTCGATCCTGCACGTCCCGGCGCGGCATCCAGAGTGATACGGCCACGCCAGGGCAAAGCCGGCTGTCCGTCCTTTCCTGTCCAGGGATCGGGCAGCGTGTTTCCGTCCAACTGGTCCATGAGGATGAACGGATAATAGACCACGGCCAATCCACGGTCGTTCATGTGCCGGATCGCCTGGATCACCGATTGATCCGTGGGAGTGCCACCGTAGACCGCACCATCGCCCAGCATCGGCACCGATTGCGCCGTATCCCGTGTCAAACCCGCGACACGCCATGGCATCCTGCCGGAATCGCGCGAGGTCTGTTCGACCTTGGGACGGATGGTGCAGCTGCCGCAGCGCAGATCGTCACCGAACCAGCTCACCACCAGCGAAGCGGCTTCGCAATTGGGAAGATCGGTCTGCAAGGCGTCCATTGCCACTTCGAAATCCGGGCGTTCGGAAGGCGTGTTGATGTTGGCGACCTTCTTCGCTCCGACCTGGCCGAACAGGGTGCGTCCGTCGCGCAGCGTAACGCGCTGTGTCGCCAACGTGTATTCGCCGCTGCCCGGCATCAGAGCGACACCCTTGACCGCCAGCGGCACGTCGGTCTGATCGGTCAGGTCCGGTCGAAGAACCTCGAAACTGAACTGCGGAACTCGATTGCCGAACCGGTCCAGCTGCAGGTCTTCGAAGACCACATAGGCCGTGCCGCGATAGGCCGGCACCGTTCCGGCACCTTCGACCGCTTCCATCTTGGGATCGGGCTGTTGGTCGCGGGTTCCCAGGTACACCCGCATCGTCAGGTCATCGGAAGAGAGCTCGACGCCATCCGCCCAAACCCGGGTCACCCCGGCGATCTCGCCTTCGCACAAGGCCACGGCCAGGCTGATCGAATAGGAATAGGTTTTGACTGTCGGTTGTTCGGGTGCGCCCTTGCCACCTCCGCCACCACCGCGCTTTTTCTTGACATGTTCCCTGAACTCGGTCGACCAGATGACGTGGCCACCGACGCGCATGCGTCCGTAGACCTGCGCGATGGGCGCGCCTTCACCCGCACCGGTCAGCCGAAAGCGTTCGATCCGGCCGGTTTCCACCGCTTCGGCACCCGACCCCATCAGCCTCTGGTCAATCGCGCGGCCAAGGCTGGCGCCGATGAACCGCCCGACCGCCGTCATCGACAGGCCCAGAACCGATCCACCCACCGAACTGCCGATCGCGGCACCCGCCGCGGAAAGAAGAATTGTCGCCATCAGTCGTTCTCCGCCGGTAGGGAAAAGCGCGCCACGATGCGGCGCTGCCAGGGGCGCGTCAAAGCGCTTTCGACCACGCCATGACCGCTATAGGCATGCACAAAGCTCGGTGCGGCACCGGTTTCGGCCTGGATGCCGATGTGTTTGGCCACCGAAGCGTTGCGCATGCGGAACAGCAGGACGTCGCCAGACGCGATGTCGTTCGTGGCCTTGCCAACCAGATGGCGCCTTGCGGCCGCCCAAAGCCGCTCCTCGCCCTGCGGCTCGGACCAGTCCATGCTGTAGGGGGGAACCGTTTCGGGCTCAGTTCCGCGCAGTTCCCGCCAAACACCGCGCAAAAGGCCAAGGCAGTCGCATCCGACATTTCGGTGCGACCCCTGATGCAGGTAGGGCGTGCCGATCCAGCCGCGCGCAATTGTCACCACCACCGTCACCGCCGGCTGCCCCCGTTCTTGCGTTGCGCTTGCGACGGATGAACGGTCATCCAGTCTTCGGACGGGATGTCCGGAAATCCCTGATAATTCAGTCCGTTGTTGAACTTTAGCCGACAGGTCGAAAACCGCTTGTCGCATCCCGCTGTCAGTCGGACCGCGTCGCCGGGGGCGATCCGTGCCCGCAACGCTTGCCACATCGACACGGTTCGATCCGGATTGGTGCCCGCCACGTCCTGCTTTATCGCGCCGCTCAGACCTGCGGCGTCTCCGCTCAGGATGTCGACGCGGCCCCGCCGGAACCAACCTTCCTCGTACGATCCGAAATCGTCGAAACCAAGCACACGGTTTTCTTCGACCAAAGCGACGACGGCTTCGACTTGGTATCCCGGCGTCGCAAGGTCGAACAGGCAGGCGCTGTCACCCAGAACCGCCGTGCACGGCTTCTGGAACACCCGGCCTACCGGACGGTTCAGCGCTTCGGTCAATCCGCGCAGTTCGGCATGAAATGCACCGCCGCTCCGGCGGATTTCACCGATCGAGCCGCGAAACAGGACCTTCCGCGCAGACGTATCGGCCCAGTTCACCAACCACGAAATGACCTCCGCATCGTCAAAGCGGCCTGCGGCGATATCGCTTTCGCGTATCGCGGCGTCCGTCAGCGCGCCCATCGCTTCGGTGTTGTCGACCGAAAGGCCGGTCGATTGGGCCAGCGCCTTGGCGGACAGGCCCGTTCCGGCGCGGAAAACCTGGCCATCGAATTCCAGATCCCGATCATGGTCCGTGAAGCCATACCGCACGCCGTCGCGCCGGATCACGGACCAGGCCCGGGCCACCGTCGTACAACCGGTGGCCAGGTGGTTCAAAAGCGCGTTCTGTTCGGGCATCACACACGCACCTCCACAACCGGTACATCCGGCACCTGCCCGGCCTGGAAACTGGCGACCGACACCATGATCCGGTCCGTGTCGAACCGGACCGGAACGTCGAATTCGTAACCGGCGGTGATTTCGACCCCGGCCAGCGGCGGTTCGCGAAAGGTCAGGATGCCAGTCGTGATATCCAGATCGAAATGCACGCCTTCGCGCTGCTCGACGTTCTGAACCGCTGCCGTGACGGTGCCGGCGACCGGCTTGGTGATCGGCCGGGCATAGACGCCGGGCCCCGATCGATAGGTTTTGACAAGCTGGAAACTGCGGGTTTCCCCGTCGCCGCGCGCAATGACCTGGTCTTCCCCGCCCGGTTTGCGCGAAGGCTTGCAGGACTTGTAGTCCGACCAGTCCTTCCATCGGAACCCGAAAAGCTGCCCGCGCCGCGCCTCGAAGAACGCCACGAGCGCCTCGATATCGTCCAGCGACCGCAATCCCAGGCCCGCATCATACCGCCGCCGCGCATGCGCCCAGGGTGTGTTGCGTTCCTCATGACCGCTCGTCAGGGCAACGATGTCGGTGCGGCGTTCAGGGCCCCCCAGGGCACCGAAACTCAGATCGGCGGGAAAGCGTATTTCGTGAAAGGACATGAAAGCCTCCTCAGCGGTTGCGGGCGCCGCGGCCCAAGGCGCGGCTCATCTGGGCGGCGATCTGGCTCTGGCTGCGTTGAAAGCCTTGAACGTCGGGCGTCGAGATGTTCATCACCACGCTGACCGGGCGCGCGCCGCCCTCGGCACGCACACCCAGCCGACCATCCGCGCCGCGGGTCAGAGGCATGATCGCCTCGGGCCCGGCTTCGCCCATGAGCCCGGTGCCGCCGCGCATCGGAAAGCTCACCGGCCCGCTGACCACCCCGCCCTTTGCAAAGGGCATCACCCGCCCCTGCGCAAAGGCGCCACCTTCGGCAAAGGGCGAAAACGCGCCGAAAACCGCATTGACGCCGGATGCCATCATGCCGCCGAAATGGTCGGCAACCGGCTTGACGGCGGCCTTGTAGGCCGCATCGATCATCGATCGCGCAACCACGCCCATTGCATCCGACAACTTCATGCCGTCCAGGATCACTCCATCGATGGCCTTGGACACCCCTCGGCTCAGCGTCGTCTCCAACGCTGCCGCACCCCGCCCCGTCGCCGAAAACGTCTCGTGGATGCGCCGCAATTCGGCATCGAATCCGGCCGCCATGCCGGCAGCCCCGGCCAACGAGGTTTCCAGCGCCTCGACCTGCGCATCGAGATCGTCGATCATGTCGTGCTCGCTCATTCAGATCCCTTTCCTGAGATGTCGGGAAACGCCGCCATCAATTCGTCAAGCCGGGTCCGCCCCATTGGGGCTGACCCCGTGTTCTCGCCCAGAAGCAGACGCAGCTCGGCCGGGGTCAGCCCCCAGAACTCCGCGGGCTTCAATCCCAGGCCGCGCATTCCGGCACGCATCAGACCAGGCCAGTCAAACCCGCTCATCGCCCTCTCCGGGCAACAGGAAAGCGCGCGCCAGCATCTCGGCGGCGGCGCGCGCCGCAGCGATCGGCCCGCCCTCGATCTCGGCATGCAACAGATCGGCCGCATTGCCCGACCAGCCGCCACCGCGCAGCCCGGCCACGATCAGCGCCAGCACGTCTCGGGTGCTGAAGGCGCCTGCCTCGAACCGTTTGACCAGATCGACCAGCGTGCCCTTCTCCAGCCGCGTCTCCAATTCGGCCAAAGCGCCCAGCGTCAGCCGCAAACAGCGCGGCTCGCCGTCGATCACCAGTTCCACCTCGCCCCTCCAGGGATTGGCCATCACGCCACCGGCTGGGCGGTGAATTGCAGGGCGCCCGCCGAGGCCAGCGACACCTCGTAGGTGGCCTCGCCGTTATGCGACCCGGCATATTCGATCGAGGTCACCTGGAACGGTCCTTCGACCGTACCGAAATCGGGGATGATGACCTGAAACTCCGGCGTCTCGCCGTCAAAGAAGATCTGCCGCGCCCGTTCGTCGGTATCGGCATCGCGGAACACGCCCGAACCAGAGATGTTCGCCGTCTTTACGCCGGCCCCGGCCAGCAGCTCGCGCCAACCGCCCTGGCTTTCCAGCGTGGTCACGTCGACCTGCTCGGCGTTGAAACTGACACGGGTGGCACGCAGGCCCGCCATGGTCTGGAACTGGCCGTCGCCGGTCAGGTCAACCTTGATCAACAAATCCTTGCCGTTCTGGGCAGTCATGGGTCTTGCTCCTTGGATTGGAAATTTGCGTGGTGTGGGTTTTCGACCCACCGTCACCCGTCATCGACGCGGGCGCGGAAGGTCAGATCGATCCGACGCACCCCGCCCGAAGCCCGCACCGCGCGCGCACGGCGAAAGGCCATGCCGACCAAACGCCCGCGGGTCAGGGCAAGCGGTGCGTCGATCAGCGCATCGCAGATCGCGGCGGCGGCGTCCTTGGCGGTCTGGAACCCGGCACTTGCGGTCACGACGGATACGCCCAGGTCATGCCAGCTTCCCCGGCCCGAGACGTCCGAAGCATCGCGCACGCTCTCCTGGCCCAAAAGCACGTACAGAGCCGGGACGCTGCCTTCGGGCATCGCGTCGAACACGTTGCTGCCGACCAGGGCCTGCAACGCCGCATCGTTGGCCAGGTGCTGGTAGATCGCAGCCTGCAGCGCCGCGGACAGGGCATAGCTCATGGCGCCATCTCCTCTTGCGCTTCGCACAGCAGGTACAGACCTGCCGGCTCTTCTTCGGTGACCGCTTCGATGCGGAAGGCCCGCGCGCCACTGCGCAGCCGGTGGCCGGGTTCGGGCCGCGACGGATGCCCGAACGGCGTGGCGCGCACGACGATCCGGAACCCCGCGATCGACAGCGCTCCTGCTGCCGAACTGCCCAGCCGGGCGCCGCGCGGCTGGATCGCCGCCCAAAGCGTACCGCGCACCTGCCAGCTTTCGGCGAAGCCACCCGCGCCATCGGCCAGGCGCACCGGCGCCTCCAGCACCAGCTTTCGGTTCAGAACATGCCGGGTCATCCCGTGAACCCCGCGCGCAGCGGACGGTAGCGGGAAATCAGGCTGGTGACGCCGAACGGCATGCAGCCTTCGCCCAGTGCCGTCTCGTGCCGGAATTCGTAGTAGTGGGCGGCCAGCATCAGCACGGCCTGTGCCAGATCCGCGGGCAAGCCGCCGAAATCGGCCGCGAACCCCGCATCAAACCGGATTTCGGCCCGCCCGCCGCCGGGAATGGTCGGCAACAGGGCGCCGGTCGGCCGCAGCATCGGTTGCTGGCTGTCGGCCTGCAGCCTGTAGCGATCGGCCGTCAGAATTGTCGCAGCGCCGGTCCTGTCGACCAAGGCGACTTGCACGATCGACTCCACAGGCGCGATCTGGAGCGATTGGCCCGCCGGATCCCGCCACGCATCAAGCGTCAGCAGGAAGGTCCGCCGGACAAGCGCCTTGCCGGTCCGCGCCTCGATTGCCGCCAGTGCGGCCCGAAGGAATGATGCCAGGACCGCATCCTGCAGGTCGTCTTCACCAAAGCCCGTTCCAAGGCGCAGGTGCCGCTTCAAAGCATCGACAGGCAGCACCGCCTCCGGGATTTGGCCTTCTTCGACTAACATCATGGTCTTTCTCCGAAATCCGCTTGGGTTTCCCCTTGGGTCCGCTGGGTGGGCGCGCGCCGGTCACGTTGCTCGGACAGAGGGGAGCAGCAGGACAACGTGGCTAGGGACGCGCGCCCGGGAAATGGCGGGGCACGGACCCCGCCATCCGGTCGATCGGCGATCAGGACACCGCGAACCGCAGCAGTTTGATCGCGGCAAAGTCGCTGACATCGCCGCCGACGCGCTTGGTGGCGTAGAACAGCACATGCGGCTTGGCGCTGAACGGATCGCGCAACACGCGCAGGTCAGGACGTTCGGCGATCGTGTAGCCTGCGCCGAAATCGCCGAACGCGATGGCATCGGCACCGCTGGCGATGTCCGGCATGTCCTCGGCGATCAGCACCGGATAGCCCAGCAGACGTGCCGGTTCACCGGCGGCGAACCCGTCGCTCCACAGGTGACGGCCGTCCGTGTCCTTGAGCTTGCGCAGCGCGCCGGCGGTCTTCGAGTTCATCACGAAGCTCGCCTTGGCGCGGTATTGCGCGCCCAGTGCATAGACGAGATCGATCAGCCCGTCGCCATCGCCGATATCGCCATCGACGCCCGTGGCGACATAGCCCAGGTTGCCCCAGCTCCAGCTGGCATCGTCGACGGCGGTGTGGTCGAGGAAGCCGCGCGGCTTGTCGATGCCGTCGCCGCTGACAAAGGCCGCCGCTTCGGCGCGGGCGAACTTGTCGGCGATGCGGCCGGCCAGCCAGCCCTCGACGTCGAATGCGCTGTCATCCAGCAGGCGCTGCGACACCTTGGGCAGCGCGTTCAGCTCGTAAAGCGGGATCGAGATCCGCTCGATCGACGGCGTGCCGGTTTCCGACGACGAAGCCGTCTCGTTCGCCCAACCCGCGCCGGTGTCGTTCTGGTCGATCAGCACGTCGAACGACGACGCCTCGACATTCACCACGTTGGCGATGGCGCGGATCGACGCGGTCGAAGCCAGAACCGACTTGATCGTGTCGGCGGTCTGCGGATCGACCAGATAACCGCCATCGCTGTTGACGGCGGTCGACATCGCCTTGCCTTCCAGCTCAAGGCCGCGCAGGCCGTCGTCGTCGCCGGAACGCAGGTAGGCGTCAAAGGCTTTCTGGTGGGGGGCAGCGGTGTTGTTCGCCGCGGACAGCGCCGGGCGGGCGGCGGTAAGGCTCTTGCGATCCAGCATGGTCAGTCGCTCTTCCTGTTTCTGAAGCTTGGTTTGAAGGTCGGCCTGCATGGCCCTGAAATCCCCGATCAGCCCCGTCATCGCGGCGCTCACCCGGGCGACCGGAGACAGATCGTCCCCGGTCCGAGACTGGGTCTCGGTTGTGCTCATCT
This window harbors:
- a CDS encoding DUF3168 domain-containing protein — translated: MSYALSAALQAAIYQHLANDAALQALVGSNVFDAMPEGSVPALYVLLGQESVRDASDVSGRGSWHDLGVSVVTASAGFQTAKDAAAAICDALIDAPLALTRGRLVGMAFRRARAVRASGGVRRIDLTFRARVDDG
- a CDS encoding rcc01693 family protein yields the protein MSGFDWPGLMRAGMRGLGLKPAEFWGLTPAELRLLLGENTGSAPMGRTRLDELMAAFPDISGKGSE
- a CDS encoding gene transfer agent family protein gives rise to the protein MANPWRGEVELVIDGEPRCLRLTLGALAELETRLEKGTLVDLVKRFEAGAFSTRDVLALIVAGLRGGGWSGNAADLLHAEIEGGPIAAARAAAEMLARAFLLPGEGDERV
- a CDS encoding phage tail tape measure protein, with product MSEHDMIDDLDAQVEALETSLAGAAGMAAGFDAELRRIHETFSATGRGAAALETTLSRGVSKAIDGVILDGMKLSDAMGVVARSMIDAAYKAAVKPVADHFGGMMASGVNAVFGAFSPFAEGGAFAQGRVMPFAKGGVVSGPVSFPMRGGTGLMGEAGPEAIMPLTRGADGRLGVRAEGGARPVSVVMNISTPDVQGFQRSQSQIAAQMSRALGRGARNR
- a CDS encoding NlpC/P60 family protein; the encoded protein is MTVVVTIARGWIGTPYLHQGSHRNVGCDCLGLLRGVWRELRGTEPETVPPYSMDWSEPQGEERLWAAARRHLVGKATNDIASGDVLLFRMRNASVAKHIGIQAETGAAPSFVHAYSGHGVVESALTRPWQRRIVARFSLPAEND
- a CDS encoding phage major tail protein, TP901-1 family; its protein translation is MTAQNGKDLLIKVDLTGDGQFQTMAGLRATRVSFNAEQVDVTTLESQGGWRELLAGAGVKTANISGSGVFRDADTDERARQIFFDGETPEFQVIIPDFGTVEGPFQVTSIEYAGSHNGEATYEVSLASAGALQFTAQPVA
- a CDS encoding phage major capsid protein, which produces MSTTETQSRTGDDLSPVARVSAAMTGLIGDFRAMQADLQTKLQKQEERLTMLDRKSLTAARPALSAANNTAAPHQKAFDAYLRSGDDDGLRGLELEGKAMSTAVNSDGGYLVDPQTADTIKSVLASTASIRAIANVVNVEASSFDVLIDQNDTGAGWANETASSSETGTPSIERISIPLYELNALPKVSQRLLDDSAFDVEGWLAGRIADKFARAEAAAFVSGDGIDKPRGFLDHTAVDDASWSWGNLGYVATGVDGDIGDGDGLIDLVYALGAQYRAKASFVMNSKTAGALRKLKDTDGRHLWSDGFAAGEPARLLGYPVLIAEDMPDIASGADAIAFGDFGAGYTIAERPDLRVLRDPFSAKPHVLFYATKRVGGDVSDFAAIKLLRFAVS
- a CDS encoding head-tail connector protein: MMLVEEGQIPEAVLPVDALKRHLRLGTGFGEDDLQDAVLASFLRAALAAIEARTGKALVRRTFLLTLDAWRDPAGQSLQIAPVESIVQVALVDRTGAATILTADRYRLQADSQQPMLRPTGALLPTIPGGGRAEIRFDAGFAADFGGLPADLAQAVLMLAAHYYEFRHETALGEGCMPFGVTSLISRYRPLRAGFTG
- a CDS encoding DUF2460 domain-containing protein — protein: MSFHEIRFPADLSFGALGGPERRTDIVALTSGHEERNTPWAHARRRYDAGLGLRSLDDIEALVAFFEARRGQLFGFRWKDWSDYKSCKPSRKPGGEDQVIARGDGETRSFQLVKTYRSGPGVYARPITKPVAGTVTAAVQNVEQREGVHFDLDITTGILTFREPPLAGVEITAGYEFDVPVRFDTDRIMVSVASFQAGQVPDVPVVEVRV
- a CDS encoding head-tail adaptor protein; translation: MTRHVLNRKLVLEAPVRLADGAGGFAESWQVRGTLWAAIQPRGARLGSSAAGALSIAGFRIVVRATPFGHPSRPEPGHRLRSGARAFRIEAVTEEEPAGLYLLCEAQEEMAP
- a CDS encoding DUF2163 domain-containing protein, encoding MPEQNALLNHLATGCTTVARAWSVIRRDGVRYGFTDHDRDLEFDGQVFRAGTGLSAKALAQSTGLSVDNTEAMGALTDAAIRESDIAAGRFDDAEVISWLVNWADTSARKVLFRGSIGEIRRSGGAFHAELRGLTEALNRPVGRVFQKPCTAVLGDSACLFDLATPGYQVEAVVALVEENRVLGFDDFGSYEEGWFRRGRVDILSGDAAGLSGAIKQDVAGTNPDRTVSMWQALRARIAPGDAVRLTAGCDKRFSTCRLKFNNGLNYQGFPDIPSEDWMTVHPSQAQRKNGGSRR